TGAACACCCATCCTTATCAACGACatctttttttgataaattttttaatatcgattcaaaaatagtatattctatatttacaaCATCTATTGTTTTCCCACTGTTTGTTAATTTACAGATAGTTCCTATTTCTTCACCAGGTTTTCGCGATATAgctaaaaaattcatatgcAATTGCTTCTCTATAGATACGCCTaaacaaacaaataaaaccTTTATTGCTAGAGCATTTGTATcctgaaaaaaatataaatatttatatcccTTTTGAATCAAATCGTCAAGTTGTATAtgctttttaattaatgtaTGTATATCTCCATGTCCATGAGGTTTTTTagacaaataaaaagtattatttttatatatataatctaAATGAgacttattatttttaaagcataaaacatttctttgttttaataaatatatttgttttttttttaaagaaaaataattattttcttctaaaaattttattgcaCTTTCATAAGTATCATCAGAtaacataattataaatggtatatctatttctttatttttattttttttaataaagtcttgaaaactttttaaataattacaatAATATTCAATATAGCTTTTTTCAGATATTATACtagttaataattttaattttatatcattataatttaaccTTTCTCCTAGTCCTCCTgctaataaaacaaaacaaactttatcaatatattccaatcctattttttcataataaagatatttTTCAATAGATGAAATATTTGATTCTATGTTGTCTTCCTCtacttcattatttttacattgtGTCTTGCATTTTTTGGGATCCATTTCTTTAAACTCTTTATAATGTTTCTTTCCCTTTTTATAATGATCCCCATCAAAATCAAATGCACTATTTAATATCCATTTATTTTCGCTAAATCTATcagaaattttattattttctaataatgatatatttattggcAATGTTGCATTTTTATCCAAATATTTAGatttattctttatatCAACAGCATgcacattattattaaaataagaCAATTCAAAtttcttaaaatttttttcataattatttagttCAGACTTTTTAGGAGAATATATATCTGTTACTTTATTATCTACATTAGCTTGAAATAATAAGTCTttcaaattaaattttatttttacaatattatCAGGATGTTCTATTATGTAATTTGCATATTGATCCGTTTCATTTtgtgattttttaaaaagattttttgctttttctacatatttaattaatccACCAGGatattctttttcaaattcTTTGATTTGTTTAATGATATCAAAAATGTTCTCTTCATTTAATCCTTCATGATTTATAAGATCGGTTTGATCTgctttaattaaatattcaatatattttttggcGTCGGGATtatcgattttttttattaattcatcAATTTTTCCCATGACATAATGATATTCCctttatacaaataaaaatagaatgaatataattttatatattttatatattttatatattttttgtcttttttaatttttacaagAATAAACAACAGAAAAATAGATAGCTTGTGAttatatgtgtgtgcataatatataactaaCGAAATACTAAGTTATGCTTAGCGAAAATACAtggtgaaaaaaaaatttaagcGAACAAGAgcataatacatatattagtGTATATACCTATTacattcaaaaatatatatttcctaTATTTGATTATGTTGGAAAACAtgtcatttattttatatatatttttaatccTTACACTAAAAgtctataaataaaatatatcaattatgttaaacatattatatttgtgtAACACACCAAGCAAGCCATTTTactaattaatattttttttttgatctatacattaaaaaaaaaaaaacagccAAAATAgctatgcatatttttttttttaaacagctaaaaaataatatgataaaaatagacATATCaataaattgtatataaaaggatactaaaaaatgcttttatcaaaattcaaaataatatagacCTATACTTATaaaagtatttttattttttaaggtTATTAGACcgaaatttatttattttaacattttttccCCGTGTATGTATATGCCTATAATAATGATCGTATTTAAATAACTTCTTTAACTAATAAATTtcaaacaaattatatgcataattaaGTTCATATAGTTTatggaagaaaaaaaaatagtatgtTGCATGAACATGTAAGCACATAAATTGAGATAAATTCGGAAGAGCTAGCTGTATAGGTCATTAAAATCCGATTTTTAAGTATTAAGGAGATATTCTGTTCCTtcgtttatatattttttttttaatttagaCTTTAActcattttgaatattaccttttgaaaattttatatcatttgaaATGCTTTCTAagttttgtattttatgataatttttgttattatataataaatcattatATCTAAGggaatttaaattttcattaattttaggaagatatatatattcgaTGCTTTTTCTTAGAGAGTTTTCAATACCCTCAATTATTTTCCccatattttctatatgaaaatatttatcttttattaaattaatatctgaaattttttttggattTTCTAAAACCTTATTAACAGAAGCAGACAATGtagtttcatttttttgaactatagaaatatttaaagtTGTAGATATTTGATAATGTATAATCGAGTGAGTTATATTTACCTGTATTAAATGTGTACCTTCCCAAtccatatatgtattattactataattttcttttttttttatcataaaacATGCAACAAATCCATCTTCTATTGGATTAGGCCACAAATAAACAGATGATAAaccatttatataataagctTTTCTATATCtttcaaatatttcattatataatatttctaaaCTTCTTAAAGGCTCGGATGGTATATAACCATTTGGAAAATTTTCtggataatataaatttgtatatggAGATCTATATGATTCTTTTTCCttattaaacatattacctaaaaaatattttttttctttattatcaaatttaattttaattggACCTTccttatttattaatatattattcgtTAAATTTTTGTCTATTTTTgacaatattattattgtttctTCAAAGAGTCGGGCAGGTAAAATGTTACATATGTTTAATACCGCATCGATTTTACCTTCCTTATTTCTTGTGTCTTCCATAATTtagttttttatatggTTACTTTTTATGATAGTTTTATGCTAGTAATTAGTATTGATGTGGTAAAAAATTGTAgctattttaaaagaaatatttttttatttcatgtACAGAAATATAGGTATTCACTTACTCTAATTTAGTCATtgatatgtttttttttcaaaatttatattttttgtctttACCATTATATCGATCAGCTTATCCATTTATTACTAGGCATATAAAGTATGTATTGCATACTATATGagaatttataatttttattttttacaatttttattgaaaatatttcttgtttgcacaatttttaaatattgaaCATATAAGCATTAAGAGTAaagttatttatttcgtttattttccaaaaaaaaatatgcacatttaCAAGCCATTTAATTGCCTAATTGTTGTATGGTAAGGTGGAATAGGCTAACTACGCATACAAGCATATGTTTtgaatgtttttattttctatatttttatacgattattatgtaaatatgtTCTTTGTAATTATTTCCCCAATCaatttcataattatatgtatgcaaacttttaaatttattaattataaaaaaatatttattcatcGCGTTGAAACATTATGAAGGATAGGAAACAATGAGcattgaatatatatgcatatattgcatatacttataatacaaaaagtAGCTAGTACCTCAAATCATATGTCTATTATAAGGCCATTTCATTtcattcaaaatatttttaattgtataaaaaaattccaaTAATGTTGACCCTTATTCTTAAATGTGGTAAAATGAGAAAAGgataaaattgtaattatccccaaaaatatatttttaaaatgtttaacgaccatattttttttattaaaatgatatactctatgatatatgttatactaaataaaaacatttagaagataattttttttgcgtATAGAAAGGAAAAGACAAAAACGCTGACCTTTATAAGCATTATACGTATGTAATTgttttaatacatattttgtatttttataaaactatAGTTTGGATATTTTCAGGTAGTCATTTctcattcatatatatggcAATTTGTTGCATGCATGGtgggtatatatatagagagagatacataaaatggttattcttttttgtatatcatATGCGAAAATATAAACCTACAAAACTGACATAACTAATTCAGAGAAAACTTATAAACCTCTTATTCCGTTTACGATTATTGCCACTACGGttgctatatatattttttatttatagcaTGGTCATGTGTGAACTATATCTTTCagctaataataatagaaatgtacatatattagtacaagcatgtaaatatataaaatttccaTCATTTAAAAGGGATAATCCTCAGCCTCATTCTTCATATTaattacaattattttttttaataatatattcaatctacattatgaaaaaaatatgacaacagtgaaaatttatatctacatattttcatatatataaacttaaaaattaaaatataaagttaacaacatataattaaatattttatttaatatttattatatattgtttatcgaaacatatttaataaaacatgAAATGTATGAATATACCATTATTCGTAAATTGGAaccataaataaaaatatatgtaaaatatatatgctgtattatatatgcgtagtatatacatacattcGTGCACAATACGTTATATATTAACTACGTaagcaaaaaaattttctacCTCCccccaaaaaatataaaacaatataaaccctaaaaacaaaaaaaaactagctattatattttgctgatatattagtaataatgataaagtatatacatacataggtatgttgaaaataaaagtaaataaatcaaaaatattcgaaaaattaaataatagaatataactgtgataaaaaaataagttaaCATATGTaggaaaaaatagtaacaaataaatattttttaaattaagcaaataacttaaaaaagaaacatcgaggaaaaatagaaaaaaaaaatacaagtGTGGAATTAGGGAATTTAAACAAAGGAAGAAATTTAAGCTTATATAACTTCACGAACAGGTAAATCACATAactgtaaatatatataaatatatttttattattatattcttataattgtatttatatattcatgcTTTGGAAAAACTTATCACCATATGCTATaaagtatttaaaaaaaggttCCAATAACAACTTGATTATACAAATAAcgaatattatatgataaatatatttgttatttctttttaattatttttctattttgttcataaattttttgtatttttttttttttatctactATTAtcctaattttttatgactGATCAGCTTTTATTTtggttattttttttttttttttaccatGTTCAGATAAATTAAGATCTTCGTGAAAATAAAGTATAGCTTTATTCATATAgcgaaaaaacaaaaatatagtgaattaaattaaaattaaacacgtgaaatatacaatattgCCAAAGCAAAATCGTATATGTGTTGTTGTTAAGGAGATtggtaaaataaatttacgTGAACAAGCCTCAAGAGTTAATCGCATAGTTTTAGAGCAAACAAGTATAATATACACAccaatttatatttgtatatgtatgcaACTGTATActctaatatatatgaataatggTTAAAGTTGAAGAAAGCGAATTAAGCGACAAGGAACTTGTCGATTTTTTATCAGATGATAGTGATGATGGAAATGAAACtttgttaaataaaaaatatgcaggAAAAGAAGCCTTGATTACACTTGAAACAAAGTTTCCTAAAATCGTTACAATATTAGGTATACCAAAAgtagaagaagaaaaacaTAGTAGGTTAGCAGAAGttttaaagaaattatttataaggCATTTAAGTGCCAAAATAAGTGATTCTtcaataatgaatataaaaatccaTATGCCAGtagatgatgaaaaaaaaacaaaaggaATATGCTTTGTTACATTTCATGATAGTTTTCAAGCAAATGAAGCAGTAAAggtattaaataaattaaaattggaTGCAAAACATTTATTAACAGCATCCAAAATGGatgatatagaaaatataataaataggGATGAGCGTGTAATGCCTATAAATGTTGTTGGTTTTACAAGAGAAAAAATCAGATGGTGGttatatgatgaaaaatgtCGAGAACAATTTATTGTTCGATATGATAGTCATTTTGAAGTTCATTGGTTAGATCCTTTAGAAAAAGAACCacaattaatttatactACATTTAAAAAGAATGCTCCGTTCTCAAGTGTCCAATGGAGTAACCAAGGGTCATACTTAGTCAGTTTTCATAACCCAGGTATTGCATTATGGGGTGGagataattttgaaaaattaataaggCTACAACATAAAAGTGTTAAAGATATAAGTTTTTCaccaaatgaaaattatgtacTAACTTGGGATGGTACTCCTGCTTCAttaagaaatgaaaaatctATTTGTATATGGAGAGTAATAACAGGAAAATTGCTTCGTTCTTTTATCACACCTGAATATAGTCcaagagaaaaaatatttccccattttttatggaGCCCtgatgataaatatattgcatGTATaggaaaacaaaaagaagtatatatatatgaattaccatctatgttattattagaagatcatgaaaaaaaaagaactCCACTAAAATATTCAGTCGTTAAAGAGTTTGATTGGTCACCTGTAGATAATATAGTTGCAATTTGGATTCcagaaacaaataatacacCAGGAACTTTGATATTAGTAGAAATACCATCTAGAAAAGAATTAGTATCTagaaaaatttatgatGTTAGTCAAGCATCTATTCATTGGCAAAGTAAAGGAGATTATTTATGTCTTAAAACAactattgtaaaaaaaattggaaaaaaaggaaaaaaagaacATACACAATTAGAAATATTTAGAAtgagagaaaaaaatatacctGTAGATAATATACAAATCGAAGGagtaaaaacaaaacaattTCATTGGGAAGAATCAAATAGTAATAGATTTGCATTAATAGTAAGAGATGAAGCTACAAGTAGACAACAAATaagattttataaaatattaaataaaggTGCTACAAGAAATGTAAAATGGACTAGTACatttgatataaataatcaaatgaattttatgaaatggTCACCACAAGGaaccttttttatattagcTTCCTTACTATCAGAAGGAATGTTATATTTCTGTTTCTTAAATTCAAATGATGAAGTTGAAGTTATACATAAAGATGAACATTTGTTAGTAAATTCTGTTGCATGGAGTAATTGTGGTAGATACCTTGTTACATCTGTTTCGAATTTATCTGGTATATCAAGTTCTAATtataaagaagaaaatagtGAAACaggtttttatatatggaCTTTTCAAGGTAGATGTTTAATGACTGTTAAAAAACCATCATTTTATCAATTCTTTTTTCGACCTCATCCAAAATCATTATTTAGTGATAAATTGAAaattgatataaaaaataatctaaAAGATTATTCTAAAAAATTCGATGTTatagatgaaaaaattagaaaCTCTAAAAAGAATCAATTAATTtcagaaagaaaaaatgttgaaaattcatttaatgaaaaattggAGAAAAtcacaaaattatttcaatCCTTTAAAGAATATGAACTGTTCAGAAGAAATTGGGAAACATTTGAAAGCCAATTTGAATGGGAAGAAAAAACAGTTGTCATCGAACATGTCCTTTCTGTTAAGCAGGAAATCTTCGCATAGATTTTCTTTcacatattcatttataatttgtgtGTGTTTGGATATAGAGATGATGTATATTTTACTGAGTTTTGAGAAGTTTGCTATATGCTGCTTCCTTTTTTTgcatcatttattattgtccttttttcttttttttttaactttttatatttctttacaTGTAATAACGCTAATGTAAATTACccacataataaaaaactttaatacatgaaatatttttaatttttaaaataaatatgtgtatTTCCCTAACGAATGTGGGAATATGCCATATGCACGACATTTTCTgttatacaaattatatgcAAAGGTAGGTATACATTTAAAAAGGAGTTCATCTTTGacatatttctttatcacCTCTttctaaataattttgtgaGATACTTTGGAAATTCACCTACTTTTCGTTAAACTAGAATGTGCTACCCTTGTATAACCCACTTGGACATGAACTTGCCAAGATTATCGATACTTGCTGGTGGGTCGCCAGAGgtgcataaatatttggCACCATCGGCAAGTTGctgtatatttttgataagCTTAAAATTTTGGTCATACATTTTACGTATGGGCCCAATGATAGGATCTAATACTTTTGTAATTTCAAacaataacaattttaaattatttatatgtggCTTAATAAAGAATAGTAAACCATTATGATGTTTGTCTCCATTTCTATATAGCCAAATACTTTTTGGACGGGCAATTTGAATTCCGTATTTTTGTATACCAAGGATTCCTGGGGTAACTactaaatttttttctttttttttttttttttttcctttttcgAATTGATTTATTCCAATAGGAGAGGAATATTgagaaataatattttcattttttatatttttatgtatttctaaatttttagACAAACAATTATCCATATCCTGTTCATTTAATTTGCGTTTTACCAATGCttcgaatttttttttatgagtCCCTGTATAAAAAGTTTGATCTGTTAAACGGTCAAATACGCTTGTGTATTGTTtggttgtttttttttcacatagcctattattgttaatattttttaggtTGCTGTCTTCATTGTTTTcctcattatttataaagtCAATTAAGAATATGTCTCTTGGacttgaaaaatatttttgaatagGTACAAActtattttcttctataTCGGCAAATATTTCAGGGAATACCATTTTATTCCTATTGGGCTGTCTAACTCAGACAGGAATATGGAAAGTTTGACAAGGgctattaaaaatgttttatacTATATCGtgttttttgttaaaattcaaattaaataaattaataaaatagtaaaatagTAAAAGTAATTAAGCACAAgccaaatatatatgcttccccatttttatatattactattCAAAATgcttttactttttatttcaaaaataaatgatctgaaaattattatcatacCTTATTCGTTAAAAACAACATAGTTGTTTATTtctcttaatttttttattaaaaaggtgtgaaaagtataatagtgtatttttttgctagggaaaaataatatgttgaaattaaattttgtttaaaataaataaacatatatattaatatattcctTTCAGTTTTTAGTTTCATCAATTGGGTGTACATACATGTAATGGCAAatgtattttaaataaaaaattgaaacaaaagtaaaacaaaacaatgtctaaatattataacacacatgcatataaaaaaaataaagacgaaaaaatagctaaattgttcatataaaaatggtagCATAAATGGATAATTAGTTTATTAgggataatataaatatatttatattttttatatttttcatatttttcccACTATTTTACTACTCTCAATGATATCTATAAATGATCAGAGGagtgaaatatattttcgtGGTTAATAGACCCTTCAGTTATgacatttatatttccttttattCGAATATCTggaaatattaatgaattaattttttctgaaTGTTCAGAATTTTGTTCGATTTCTTCCCTGTACTGGCAATGTTTTAGCCAAGCGTTCATAAAATCAGCTGGTGGTAAAATTGTttgcaaataatataaaaagttttcATTCCAcattatttcattaaattgtctttttaattcatattcCTCACTTAATATTGaagacatttttttatcggTTGTTGTATGTAGCTGTTTTACTAAATCTTCAAGAGcagtatatacatttttttcggcttcattcatatttaaGCTGACTTGTTCATGTAATTTATCGATTTTTTCaagtaaattatttaaatttttttttctttctttaataaaattagatGGCTTACTGCTATGTTGCATAATAGCATTATATGccatttttaatgaaattatggtatcactattattattaaaattgaacAAGTTTACATTTGATAAATCTTTGTGTGCATGACTACACATGCATAAGTTACATATAGGAATATGACAGACTGTACAAAACATATTAACTTCATTTTGTAAATGGATTTTACAATTTCCAAAATTTGATTGAGCTTCATTTAATGTTTTTCTTATGTGTTTTTTAACAAGTTTATTTTGAGAGTGAATAATGTTATCACATTTTTCGCATAATTTTACTTCATCCGATTcacaataatataaagaagGTGCATTACCACAATAGTCACATAAGGGAATAGAAAAAACTTCTTCAGCACTAGGGTCACATTCAAATTGTATCAAATAACGGGGAAGCAATTGAGAACTGTCATAAATTACATATTCATGATTAAATGTATAATAGGGTAAAACACCATAGGATGGCATTACATCACCACCTAAAGctaaatttatttccttttcattattattattttctttatttttataatgaatAGTTAAAGAATCAACTAAATTTGCACCGCCATTCTTTTCGCTATTCCCACAAtgattactattattttttccctttttctTGATAAATATACTATCATATTCCATAGGTAATATATCTCTATCATACGAGTTAACTTCATCTTCATTAACAGAAAGTGATAACCCAACCCCAACGTcacacacaaaaaattcaaatatcCCTCTTTCAcctgataataaaatattttcacttTGCTCcataattcttttttttagtgACTTTTTACCTTCGTTAGACtcattttgttcatatgTGAGTTCGTATGTATTGCTATGAGG
This Plasmodium chabaudi chabaudi strain AS genome assembly, chromosome: 12 DNA region includes the following protein-coding sequences:
- a CDS encoding eukaryotic translation initiation factor 3 subunit B, putative (term=annotation;date=20150804;qualifier=removed_product=eukaryotic translation initiation factor 3 subunit, putative;qualifier=added_product=eukaryotic translation initiation factor 3 subunit b, putative;qualifier=added_gene_name=eif3b;curatorName=ucb@sanger.ac.uk;~pfam_scan;Pfam:PF08662.7; E()=2.5E-22;score=79.5;query 392-609;description=eIF2A;~pfam_scan;Pfam:PF00076.18; E()=1.8E-5;score=24.3;query 92-132;description=RRM_1;~iprscan;InterPro:IPR000504 : RNA recognition motif, RNP-1;Pfam:PF00076; score=2.2E-5;query 92-132;description=RNA recognition motif domain;~iprscan;InterPro:IPR000504 : RNA recognition motif, RNP-1;Prosite:PS50102; score=9.217;query 49-134;description=RNA recognition motif domain;~iprscan;InterPro:IPR011400 : Translation initiation factor eIF-3b;PIRSF:PIRSF036424; score=3.6E-239;query 1-716;description=Eukaryotic translation initiation factor 3 subunit B;~iprscan;InterPro:IPR013979 : Eukaryotic translation initiation factor 2A, central region;Pfam:PF08662; score=2.6E-22;query 392-609;description=Translation initiation factor, beta propellor-like domain;~iprscan;Superfamily:SSF69322; score=1.29E-29;query 211-570;description=null;~iprscan;InterPro:IPR035979 : RNA-binding domain superfamily;Superfamily:SSF54928; score=2.99E-8;query 72-134;description=RNA-binding domain superfamily) gives rise to the protein MVKVEESELSDKELVDFLSDDSDDGNETLLNKKYAGKEALITLETKFPKIVTILGIPKVEEEKHSRLAEVLKKLFIRHLSAKISDSSIMNIKIHMPVDDEKKTKGICFVTFHDSFQANEAVKVLNKLKLDAKHLLTASKMDDIENIINRDERVMPINVVGFTREKIRWWLYDEKCREQFIVRYDSHFEVHWLDPLEKEPQLIYTTFKKNAPFSSVQWSNQGSYLVSFHNPGIALWGGDNFEKLIRLQHKSVKDISFSPNENYVLTWDGTPASLRNEKSICIWRVITGKLLRSFITPEYSPREKIFPHFLWSPDDKYIACIGKQKEVYIYELPSMLLLEDHEKKRTPLKYSVVKEFDWSPVDNIVAIWIPETNNTPGTLILVEIPSRKELVSRKIYDVSQASIHWQSKGDYLCLKTTIVKKIGKKGKKEHTQLEIFRMREKNIPVDNIQIEGVKTKQFHWEESNSNRFALIVRDEATSRQQIRFYKILNKGATRNVKWTSTFDINNQMNFMKWSPQGTFFILASLLSEGMLYFCFLNSNDEVEVIHKDEHLLVNSVAWSNCGRYLVTSVSNLSGISSSNYKEENSETGFYIWTFQGRCLMTVKKPSFYQFFFRPHPKSLFSDKLKIDIKNNLKDYSKKFDVIDEKIRNSKKNQLISERKNVENSFNEKLEKITKLFQSFKEYELFRRNWETFESQFEWEEKTVVIEHVLSVKQEIFA
- a CDS encoding apicortin, putative (term=annotation;date=20110415;qualifier=removed_product=conserved Plasmodium protein, unknown function;qualifier=added_product=apicortin, putative;qualifier=added_literature=pmid:21463710;qualifier=added_literature=pmid:19778640;curatorName=ucb@sanger.ac.uk;~;query 224-224;GPI_cleavage_site_score=0.78000003;~iprscan;InterPro:IPR003533 : Doublecortin;Prosite:PS50309; score=11.941;query 161-235;description=Doublecortin domain;~iprscan;InterPro:IPR036572 : Doublecortin domain superfamily;Superfamily:SSF89837; score=9.94E-25;query 147-251;description=Doublecortin domain superfamily); this encodes MVFPEIFADIEENKFVPIQKYFSSPRDIFLIDFINNEENNEDSNLKNINNNRLCEKKTTKQYTSVFDRLTDQTFYTGTHKKKFEALVKRKLNEQDMDNCLSKNLEIHKNIKNENIISQYSSPIGINQFEKGKKKKKKEKNLVVTPGILGIQKYGIQIARPKSIWLYRNGDKHHNGLLFFIKPHINNLKLLLFEITKVLDPIIGPIRKMYDQNFKLIKNIQQLADGAKYLCTSGDPPASIDNLGKFMSKWVIQG
- a CDS encoding zinc finger protein, putative (term=annotation;date=20170405;qualifier=added_GO:0000781;qualifier=added_literature=pmid:28376558;curatorName=ucb@sanger.ac.uk;~;query 529-529;GPI_cleavage_site_score=0.3306;~pfam_scan;Pfam:PF00643.20; E()=3.7E-6;score=26.8;query 295-334;description=zf-B_box;~iprscan;InterPro:IPR000315 : Zinc finger, B-box;Prosite:PS50119; score=8.83;query 349-389;description=B-box-type zinc finger;~iprscan;InterPro:IPR000315 : Zinc finger, B-box;Prosite:PS50119; score=8.845;query 292-339;description=B-box-type zinc finger;~iprscan;InterPro:IPR000315 : Zinc finger, B-box;SMART:SM00336; score=2.2E-8;query 292-339;description=B-box-type zinc finger;~iprscan;InterPro:IPR000315 : Zinc finger, B-box;Pfam:PF00643; score=1.2E-6;query 295-335;description=B-box-type zinc finger;~iprscan;Superfamily:SSF56399; score=1.15E-9;query 16-285;description=null;~iprscan;Superfamily:SSF57845; score=5.65E-7;query 341-383;description=null); translated protein: MTYNPLGTDINILDNNLTQIFRDSEEWLTLEYFLQMNARTSRVKLVQAWNISPVEVVNKFKKRNFEKLVLKSFIDTSSMDMNNTIQDVCVRGFSISKKGLKLSIGNFNIPGFPLISLNKDNPHSNTYELTYEQNESNEGKKSLKKRIMEQSENILLSGERGIFEFFVCDVGVGLSLSVNEDEVNSYDRDILPMEYDSIFIKKKGKNNSNHCGNSEKNGGANLVDSLTIHYKNKENNNNEKEINLALGGDVMPSYGVLPYYTFNHEYVIYDSSQLLPRYLIQFECDPSAEEVFSIPLCDYCGNAPSLYYCESDEVKLCEKCDNIIHSQNKLVKKHIRKTLNEAQSNFGNCKIHLQNEVNMFCTVCHIPICNLCMCSHAHKDLSNVNLFNFNNNSDTIISLKMAYNAIMQHSSKPSNFIKERKKNLNNLLEKIDKLHEQVSLNMNEAEKNVYTALEDLVKQLHTTTDKKMSSILSEEYELKRQFNEIMWNENFLYYLQTILPPADFMNAWLKHCQYREEIEQNSEHSEKINSLIFPDIRIKGNINVITEGSINHENIFHSSDHL